The Culex pipiens pallens isolate TS chromosome 2, TS_CPP_V2, whole genome shotgun sequence DNA window CTTGCTTAGCACGAATAAACGAACAATGATGAAGGTAGTAGCAACTCTACTCTGCTTGGTGGCAGTCACTCAGGTAAGTACCCTACCAAGTAAATTCCCCCAAACCCCCTCCCAATTCCGCCTCCCATTTCAGGCCAACTTCACCGTCAAACAGATGGAAAAGATCCACTCATCGTTTGTGAACTGCACGACCAACTTGAACATCCCCGAGGACACCGTCCACTACGAGCAGATCACCGTTACCGGAAACCTGACCGTCAAGGATTCGATGTACAAGCGTAACCTGCTGTGCCTGATGCAGGGCATGCGTATCGCCAAACCGACCGGCGACATTGACGTGCCGAACATGCGGGAGTTCCTGCGGGATGGCCACGACGAAAAGTCGCTGGGGGAAATGCTGGAAATTTGCGCCAAAACGGCGAAGGGGGCGACTCCGGAAGAGAAGGCCTACCAGTTTCATCAGTGCTTCTGGACGCAGGATAAGTTTGTGGTGTGATGGGTTAGAAATcaacatttgttttatttaaataaataaaattgaaaataaaacaatactAGGAAGGAGGCTACATAatctatgtttgaaaaaaataacacacatCACGCATTTGCTATTGCTAGGTCAGTTActgataataaaataattattgaattcTATTGAGCCAGTCTCAATAGATAATAGAATGACACTGATAAAGAAGTTTCaaataagttgaaaaatatttataaaactgTTCTGGTAGAGAATTATAACTGTAACTGtataactgtaaaaaaaactatgactaaTTTTGGCTATATTGGAGGTTTCTACTATAAATTCCGTTTAAGGATAAAAACATACTACAATTCTATAGCACAGTGAGAGCAACTGAGTTGAGTTGAGAGCAAATCTCACGATTCGTTATCAAGCTCCTCTCTCTGTAGAAGAAACCGAGTCCACTACATTTAATCAGTATGAATCTACTAGTGAATGCCTTGAGTAACCTATATTTTGTTCATgttcgtaataaaaaaaaacaattcaatgaAACATTCATCAACTGCAAGACTGGTTGGGAACGCTCGGCAGGACCTCCACGGATGCCATAATTCCTTCTGTCTCGCGCGAAAAAAGCCGGTTTCCAgctgaaaaaaagtgaaaacacCCCAGTGGAACCAAGTCGCGAAAACGAAGCGCTCAAATTACCGACCTTAACCTTGACCGCAAAACTCACGGTCATCGGGAATGCTCGACTTGCAGTGGAATGCacagttattaaaataaaaaaaaatcaaattaaaaaaaataatttcactttgtttTACACTGAATgctttatgaaaaataattaattataaaTCATTTGAACGTCTTTTCCACTGTGTACCATTTTCCGaaaacattataatttattgGTCTTACCCCTTTGCCCCTTTTTCAGAGTTGCGAGTTGCGATCGGTTCTTGGGTGCCAAAGAAGATGAGCCTTTCGCAGCGTGAGGTGGCGtgattttgcaaaacaaaacaaaaaactaacctaatccacctatgtggttgatgccttcctcactttttaccaaaaatgggtaatatgagtggtttggacacacatttcagcttttttagttccagaaaaaaacagatataacttatgtggtaataactcgagacagggttgccagatcgtcaatgtttggACTCATtcaaaaggcctttcaattacctaaccaacgatgggtcggatgatggatccggacatcgtttacatacatttaggtgagatccggctttaaaaaagtacataaatatcacttaagtggtcataactcgagacagggttgccagatcttcaatgttttggactcattggaaaggcctttcaattacctaaccaacgatgggtcggatgatggatccggacatcgtttacatacatttaggtgagatccggctttaaaaaagtacttaaatatcacttaagtggtcataactcgagacagggttgccagatctccaatgtcttggactcattggaaaggcctttcaattacctaaccaacgatgggttggatgatggatccgaacatcgtttacatacattaaagtgagatccggcttcaaaaaagtacataaatatcacttaagtggccataactcgagacagggttgccagatctccaaagttttggactcattggaaaggcctctcaattacctaaccaacgatgggtcggatgatggatccggacatcgtttacatacatttaggtgagatccggctttaaaaaagtacataaatatcacttaagtggtcataactcgagacagggttgccagatcttcaatgttttgtactcattggaaaggcctttcaattacctaaccaacgatgggtcggatgatggatccggacatcgtttacatgcatttaggtgagatccggctttaaaaaagtacataaatatcacttaagtggtcataactcgagacagggtagccagatcttcaatgttttggactcattggaaaggcctttcaattacctaaccaacgatgggttggatgatggacccggacatcgtttacatacatttaagtgagatccggcttcaaaaaagtacataaatatcacttaagtggccataactcgagacagggttgccagatctccaaagttttggactcattggaaaggcctctcaattacctaaccaacgatgggttggatgatggatccggacatcgtttacatacatttaggtgagatccggctttaaaaaagtacataaatatcacttaagtggtcataactcgagacagggttgccagatcttcaatgttttgtactcattggaaaggcctttcaattacctaaccaacgatgggtcggatgatggatccggacatcgtttacatgcatttaggtgagatccggctttaaaaaagtacataaatatcacttaagtggtcataactcgagacagggttgccagatcttcaatgttttggactcattggaaaggcctctcaattgcctaaccaacgatgggtcggatgatggatccggacatcgtttacatgcatttaggtgagatccggctttaaaaaagtacataaatatcacttaagtggtcataactcgagacagggttgccagatcttcaatgttttggactcattggaaaggcctctcaattgcctaaccaacgatgggtcggatgatggatccggacatagtttacatacatttaggtgagatccggctttaaaaaagtacataaatatcacttaagtggtcataactcgagacagggttgccagatcttcaatgttttgtactcattggaaaggcctctcaattgcctaaccaacgatgggtcggatgatggatccggacatcgtttacgtgcatataattgagatccggatatttgcgaaaacacgtttttatacataacttttgaactacttatcgaaacttcaaacaattcaatagcgatgtatgggaccttaaaccaagtcgaatgcaactggttcgatcaaaatcggtttagccagtgctgagaaaactcagtgagaattttggtcacatacatacatacacacacacatacacacacacatacacacacacatacacacacacatacacacacacagacatttgttcagttttcgattctgagtcgatatgtatacataaaggtgggtctaggagcttttaataaaaagttcattttcagagcaggattatagccttacctcagtgaggaaggcaaaaatgtaaaaagtaaACAAGCATGCCAGAGTGTCAAACTGCATCTGACTAAAAATCCCGTACAAATTTTGTAGCAATTACAGTTGcagtttttggcaaaaaaaactaaaatactaaaatactaaaatactaaaatactaaaatactaaaatactaaaatactaaaatactaaaatactaaaatactaaaatactaaaatactaaaatactaaaatactaaaatactaaaatactaaaatactaaaatactaaaatactaaaatactaaaatactaaaatactaaaatactaaaatactaaaatac harbors:
- the LOC120419782 gene encoding uncharacterized protein LOC120419782 — protein: MMKVVATLLCLVAVTQANFTVKQMEKIHSSFVNCTTNLNIPEDTVHYEQITVTGNLTVKDSMYKRNLLCLMQGMRIAKPTGDIDVPNMREFLRDGHDEKSLGEMLEICAKTAKGATPEEKAYQFHQCFWTQDKFVV